The genomic DNA GTTCCAAttcaatataaaaattaaaaattactttCAAACTGTGACCGGtctaatttaaattataaaaatgtatccCTTGTATATATATCTTGATCCCACTAAAACGCAAACCAGGAATTGTGATTTGGGAAAAACATACTGCCCTAATGACCCACATAGCAGCCGTTTCTAGGGGAAACGCGCCATGGAAACCAATAAAGTCATTTGTTAAGGACCGATACTGGGGGAAAAAACAGTTAGTCGGGGAAAATCACTGTAGGAAAATGTTACTAGAAACCCCAAAAAGAGTAAAACcctttcaatttttattttaaataagtttttcatatatttctaCCCTTTTGCAGTCACCTCGATCTCTACGATACGTGGATGAAGCATTCGATCAGatcagcaaaagaaaaaacattcGAGACATAGTAATTCTCAACGATCTGGGGCATCCGGTGAAAAGTACAATGGGGCAGGATGATTCCGTTCAGTTTGCTGGACTATTTCAGGCAATACGGTGCCGACTGGAGCGAGGTATGAAGCAAATTGATCCCACAGATGAACTTTTAATGCTGAGAGTTCGTACAAGGACCAACGAGGTGCTGCTAACCCCAGACTCCAAAATCACTGTCATTGTCGTACAAAACGCGCAGGATCATTTTCAAACGTAATTGATTatcaaatacaattaaatggTACCTGAAACTATATAAagttcatacatatatcaaaagACTGTTATTACAGTGGTTCAAAAGCAATAGCTGGTGAACAAATTTAAACGGTGGTATTTTATTGATAATGACCCGCTAACCTATGACCATTTTAGTTTGAACCATATTTTGTAAGCATTCCAATCAAAAAGAGTCGTGAAAACTAGGCAATTTTGTgaagaattgattgataaatttaaaaaaataaaagttttagCGCTGAAAGTCCTAACTACCTGGTAATAATGAATATAACATCAAAACCGAggaaaattatgtaaaatttaCGGTATACTTACTGTACATTTCGAAAAAGCAAGGGTACATTTCGgcatatttccgagggtctgtcggtatattttaacgataattccgcggtcacactgggtCACACTGCTTGtcgctttatttttattcgtccgcattgcaaataaataaaattaaacacacacaatctaTCAAATTGCAATCGGAGCAACAAGAGAACGAATACTACCAGTGCGTAACCGACGACCCGACTCCCAAACTCGTGCAGATTACGTCGCGGGCGGAGAATTTGTTGGTGACGTCGCCGTCTAGGGCGTTgagcaaacaaacgaaacgtAAAAAAGCGAAACGTGTAAACGTCGTAGAAAACGATAAAGCAGACGAAAGAAAACGAATCAAATACGCAGCAGATACAATAGAGGAgacgcgagagagagcgaacgaacCAGCGGGCAACAGCTAAAGAAGCAACAAGATTTGTTTAAATCTGTTAATTTTTAGAATCTTTTTCGCAATTTGTGTGCTTTATAGTGTTTGTGtcttgcgtgtgtgtgtgctgtggcgTGGGTTCCACATAGAGTTTTGTAGAGCGCAACCCCAGTTCGAAATCGTATCGGTAAATGCAGCGCCGCAAAAATGTGCAGCCTAACTTTGAACAACATTGTGAATGTGACGCAGCAGGATTTACACGACCTATTAGAGATTTTCGAAAAGAAATCCTTCGAGGCGGCGGCCTTTGAGGAAGGCACAGCGGTAAGTGTAAGCGCTAGTGCGCGTCTGTGTGACATACATTTGGTCGCACGTGCTTGTGCCGCTGCAGACATGCAAACCGTAAGGGAGCAGTGTGCGCTGCGCGCCTACCCTACCACAAGGACACGTCAGAGGGCCGTTACTCCCAGTGCCGCGCCCCAAAAAGTGCGGCTTAAATCAAAATGGCTGCCGTCAAGTCTCGTGTCTGCCCTGAATCGCGCACAAATCGTATTCCTCAAGAAATCAATAAGAATCCTGTCCACTATGAGACGCACATTGGGTCTGTTCTGGCCTAGTGGTATGCTCTCGGCCCGACACCCCGTCTGTCAAGCCTTCGATGATGAACTGAATTCTTATAGAAATTCAATGGAAAAATCATGAATGATGCCTACAAACGTTGCAACCACTTCTGGGGACCCAGTAGGctttcaattgttttgccccactcccacacccgATTGTCACGCATGCCCTTCGATGCTAATCACCGTACCCTGTCCCTGTTATCAGCTTACTTAGCCGGCATTggcaacaacattttattgttcCTCTACTCTTTTTCTCCTGTCCTCTGGGTGCTGGGTGGAGGGTAAATAGCATCTACGGAAAACACTTGGCAACAGGGAAAGAAAATCTAAATAAAAACTTGGCACGTTTCATATCTAACGTTTCCATTGAGCTGCTTGTGTTTCTGggtgttgcggctgctgcttttgtgtttgtgcagctgctgttaaaataattaatatattgCATAGCGAATGCCAATTGCATTGCCAATGTTTGACTTGCAATAAAAAGACATTGTTGCGGGACAACACACTTGGAAAGTATTTGCTGACTGGCAGTTTATCAAACAGTTGTTTTCCTTATCAGACACAAACCCCAACCACAAAACAAGCGCCAGCCTTTCAACATGATTTTCCACCATACATACCACGTATGGCCTGGCCCCCGTTATCAGTGGAGCGGGGCGGCGATTTTAAAGCAACAAGTTGGAGCGAACGCCTTGGTACAACGTATGTACTTAGGGTTACCCAGCAAAGTAATTTTTAATGAGAAATTATGTTGAAGCGGGTGATTTACTGAAGAAGAAAATGTTccattaaaatattgtatgtagaAATGGGTTTTATAGTTTATGGCTATAAAATCAATAGCCCAGCCACATTTAAAAAGCGAAAGACATATCTTGCATACCCATACATAATATACCCCGTTTTACACTTGTACAAATAAAGGGTATCAATACCTGCACCTTGATACACAAAGCATTGCATTTGATGGCGAGGGAGCAAAGGgtatattttgttattattcTAATAGAAGATGTAGGTATGTGGCTCTCTAAAGGGTTCAAGGTTAATTTCAGCTCGGAATAGCCTGATAAGATTAGCATGCGTACTAAATACAACACTTTGAGTTGGAATAATTGGGAATGAGCGGGAGAACAAGAATGCCTCAACTTATTGCATATTACACCTGAACTGAAATTACGGTACTTGCGGCGTGGTGGGAGTCGATCTAGAGCCAACAGATACGAAGGTACATTCACAATATTTTGACCGCAACTGTAGCTTACAGCTAACTCAAGCGCACTCCCATATGCGAGTGCATTCTCtgcgcgctctctccctctctttctctcactctacTTGTGATTAGCCCAGAAATAGTATATTAATACAAGGTGAGTGCATGAATGGTAGTAAACACACCTAGTGTGTTCGCTCTTTCTgttatgaaaatgaaaataccaaaatagcTTTCGGGCGGCACGTGACCAAAACAATTTACGTCTCATTTACGGCTGCAGTCTGGACTTATCAGCGAGCAGTTTGTCAGCAACTGATGATGGAATCGCTTTCAGTTTTAATCGGATCAAAATTCCTGcagaaaataccaaaatgtaCACCAAGATATTGAAACATTTATTATGCAGCacatccaaaaaaaaacaccaaaaaaaacattcatattTCTAGATTAGTTGCAGCAGCGTCACCGAATTTGTGGGATCACCTTTCCAGTCGTTGGGCTTAACCATCCTGGAATGCCCGCCTGATCTCCTCCTCAAAGTCAGGCGTCTCCAGATCCATTCTCCTATAGTCCGATATTCCCTCCATCTCTAGTCTGTCCTGGGCCCACAGGATCAGCTTGATGAGGAACATCATTTTCGGCTGGACTATTTCGCCACCCTCGTACTTGAGAATGGCCGTGTTCAGCTCCCCGGCTACCTGCTGCCTAAAAGCGGGCTTCATCAAGTCCCCGAAGGGACTCTCCTCGGGCTTATCGAAGGCCAGCAGGGCCAGGGCGCGTTGCATCTCTCGAATGTTGTCCGAGTTTACCTCGCTCAGGCCCGACTCCTTGCTCTGGGCAAAGTCGAGGGCCTGATCCACCTTCTGCTCCCGTATCAGTTCAATcagtcgcagctgctgcatgtggAAGTACATGTAGTTGTCCGTCTCGAAGAGCTGCGGATACAGCCTGTTGGCCAGGTCCATGGCATACTTCACTTGGCCACTTCGCACAGCATTGCGGATCCTGGCGCGATCATCGACGCTGTCCCCCAGAGTGCTCGGCTCCAGCGCCGATTCGGCCTTGAAGCGCTGTGCCGCCTCCTGGTAGCCCTCTGTAGGGAGGTGGATTAAGTTAATGTCGCTTTAAAAGGTTTTCTGTGAGAATGCAAACCTGTGACTAAATAGTTCATCACCAGGCGATTAAGATCCGCCTGCTTGATCTGAAAGCTCGACATTCGTTGTGCCCACAAAGTATTGGGGTTGGATCCAGCCATCTTCAATTGATCTAGTATACGTAATAGGTACTAAAAGAGAGAcgagacagatagagatagGGAGTGGTAGAGATCAGGCTGGGCAGCTTACCTCTGAAAAAATATCATCAATTAGAAATGGAAACATTTCGGTATCCaggaatataaattatttatttgtttatattggCTAAGAGAATAGCCCTGACTGTCCTGAGCTGAAGCCAGGTCCTATGATCATTATCATCAGCTCCATcattattcattttgtttcttttgtcttttgtgttttgtattttctttttttgcacacttgatgatttatttttatcaaaAAACCTTGCCCAAAACGACATTGAATGTtgttgcaaaatgcaaaatatatatgtatgtatttgtgtgcacatgcatgtggctgtgtgtgtgtgtgtgtgtgtgtacctaCACATGTCTGCCTGTGCATGGCGTGTGGAGCGCCACCTCCGTGTGTGATTTTTGCGTGGGCGCCAAAAACGTACGGCCACAGCCAGCCGCACATAATATGCTAAAAATAGCAATAATTTGGTAGacttttaaataatttttcacTTTCCCCAGAGGcattttcactctctctttctaacTCATAGAATTGATagaatttatttgccagccaCAGAACCCAcctgttgttgtagttgtcgcTATAGtcgttgtttctgtttgcagTTTTGCGGATTATGCtaatattgaaaattatggaaaattgttAGTCGTAGAGAAAATGCAGCGAATTGGTCCCCAAGGTGATTGAGGAGCCACCCGGAGGCTGAGGAGGGACTGGTATTATAGACAGCTACGGCTGCAGgtaggtccaggtccaggtccaggttgAGGGCCCAGGTCCAAGTCCAGGTCCAACTGTTGGCCTGCGCTACGTTGAGCGTTTCCTAGAGCACTGGTCCCTGGATAGCTTGCACTTGGTCCTGTATTGGGGCTCGTGTCTCTGGTTTTCTGTATCCCGCCTGTGCATTCCAGTCTGCAGCGAATTTCCTGCGCCCACGCAGACTTCTGTTGCACTCATTTTGGGGGTTGCAACTAACAGAAAACTTTCCGCGCAGCTCTCCTACAGTGGTACCTCGCCAGGGGATGACGCACTGGCGATGCTGCTCCTTCGGCTGGCTACTGGGCAGCGCTCTCGGGTCTGCTGAACGCCCATGACAGTTGGCAGAGCTCTGTGCGGCTTCCCCTCCCTGCCACGCCCTGGCAGATGCAGCTGCAAGTCGTGCCGCAGTCATTGTGTGGGCGCTTCGCAATACGCGGCACAGGAGCGCATAAAACTGAGCCAGGGACTCGTCATCAGCCACACCTTCCGGCGCAGCTGCAGTTATGAGCACAGTGGGACAAAAGGCGGATCTTGCTGTAGGAATATTAATTCGAGCTGCTTATGCCGTTTGGCTCGATCTGCACCATTACcacagaaaattaatttaaacttttttaatgGAGTTTTGGAAAGTTATTCAAGCCTGTCAAAAGCAATTATTCAAACTGGACTTTGCCCCACTGTGAGTTTATGATAACAGCATCGACACAACGTGTGACTCTGTTGTAACCTTTTATGATTTCCTGTTGCACATTGAACTTTACGCCCACGCCTGGGCACGTGCCCCCCACACCACCTTAATTGAACGTCTCCGCGTGTGCATTggggcagctgttgctgcaatgTGCGTGGCTCGCACCGCAGACACTTGTGACaggtgcccagcagcagcagcagcggcagcaacaggcacCGCCGTATGAAGTGGGTGGCCAGGCGGGCGTAGTAATGTTTCAGTggggtggcagctgcagctgctggaagtGCACGCGGGGGATGCAACATATCGGCGCATGTCCAAGAGCataaagcgagagagagagcgggagttCGATTAAGGGTCTCAAAATGGGAGTTCCAATGTTTTCCAGAGATGCTGcaccccagacccagacccaaccCCATACAACCCCCTTCCACCGGTCACTGTGAGGCATTTATGATAGCAGTAAATTTTGTGATATTCTTCTGTTGGTCGGGTTAACTGCGTTGCAACAGAAGGTACCACGCATCCATGATTAGGAGAAGGGCGTCGCTGTCGTCGCGAGAAGAAGCTGTGTCCTGTCCCCCCAgccgcatgttgcatgttcgTTCTTCTGGATGGGCCACCGCGCTggcgcctgttgctgctgttttctgcACGCCTGCTAGCTGGCAGATAAAATCGATAGTATCTGAAATGGCAATGCCGTCTTTTCAGGGAATGgattggcaatggcaatgctgctgctgtgtgcagAAAATGACAATGCTCTGTTGTTGCACACTCAACCCATGTAATCCCGCTGAGCGGGAGAGCTGTGTGGATGCAAACAGTGGGAAGTGGGTGCATGAGGAGCTTATTAAATAACACACTTTGTGTGCCAGCTTTTGTTAAGACAAATGAGAGAAAGGATTGCTGCAGTAATGGAAAtaggaaatatatttacagcAATTTGTGTGTAGTCTCTGAAGAACTTTAAGAATTACGAGTATtattccaattccaatgcTTAGAAACTAAATCAATTAATAAATGACGCTCCAGGAAATCTCTTTCTATTATCTTTGTGATTTTTTGGTGTGGGTGAGGGAAAATCTCTTCCTGATTTCTGTCACTCAAGCGagtatatttaatatatatttacatacatattatgaTGAATAGATGTCTGCATTCCTCCAACAGCTCCCCCACTCATTGCCCGTAGCGCCCACTTGGCTTTTATGTCATTTATTGTGCTCAATTATAAAGCGATGTGCCAAGCTAAGCCAAGCCAACCAGATGTTGGCATTGGGGTGCGCTGAACAAAACCCAGAGTTTGACTCTTCCATGTGGCCCACAACAAAGCTTCCGGCTCAAACGTGTTTTTGCTTGCTCTCCCTCTACCTCCCCCCTCCAAAACAAAGCGGTTTCAAAGTCGGTTTGAAAGTTGTTGGAAAGatatgtagtatgtatgtagcaCGGATCTGTTTTCTGCCGCATGCAGCACTCCACATTGCACtagcaatttgcatattaaaagcTCACTAATCAGAGATCCACCCATGTGTATAATGGCATAAATTAGCAGAAGAGCAGGTGGTataagaaagagaagagatcGCTAAGACGATAAGCGAGGCGCCAATGATGCCAATTCCCAGTGAATGGAGAGTGCAATCACTGTACTAAACATATTTTAGGACCCTCTCTGTCAGCCCAAGCCAAGTATTAACCTCCCCAGGCATGAAATGTTGATACCCAAATAGAATCACAAGTTGATTTCTGGTTTTCGGTGTCTTTGAACGACTGgctatacaaataaaatgctgaaAACAAGGCATTGCACATTTGAAAGCTTGAGCATGAATCGTGTAAACAACGAGAACAAGGAGAATTGAAACACGGAAGCGCCCCATGAGTTGTGCATGGGGTGTGGTCAGTGGCCCCCACTTGAAGTTCGACCTGTTTTGAGCGCTGAATAATTCATTCAAGAAAAACCATTTTCCCTGTCGCCGACCCAGATTGATGAATATGCAAGAAGCGCGGGAATCGCAGTCACAGTATCGTGTCGGGTACTGTCGGTCCGTCCTGGGTCCCGTCCCAGGCTCGGTGGCCTCTGCCGATAAGCCATGCCAACTTTCTGCTGCAAAATACAAGCAGAGCGCGAAAGAAACCGTTGTTccatcgctctctctttctttggctgctgctcgcctGGCCCCGGACCGGCATGGGCTCGGTTCGGTTGCGCTGCTTGCTGGTTTCTTGATTTGTGggatttctttttgctgttggtggcttttgcttctttttcttttcttttctgtttttttttttcggtggaGCCGCTGAAAACTGAGAAGAAAAGTATGCCGCTCCACGCAGCGTTGATTTCTGTTAGCCCAGCATCGGCAAAGTCTTTGAAATCCGGGTTTGTAAGAAAACTGCATTGCAGCTCCCGAAGCAGTGTTGAGTCTGGGGCTTGAAAATCTTATTTGGGTCAACGGTAATGattgtgatgatgatggtggtggcggtggatGATCATCATCCCACAAACTATTTCTGTGGCGCTGTAAAAAACTATTTCGCgcgtttgtttgttgtttttaagtttttacAGCGCCTTATTAACAGGCGCACAGCGAAAAGCGAACGCCAACTGGCGGACAGTTACAGTTGCATGCAGTGGCTGCTCTTTCttacaaaagaaaaggcaacaacaatggcaacaacagcggcgAGCAAGCAGTTCAATGCATACAACAGTAACAgcttctctctgtgtgtgcgtgtgcatgaaatggcagccagcgTCTACAACTTGGAAgagtactctctctctctctcatactCGCTGCCATCGATAAGACGGTGGTTTAATACCCTTGTAGATGGAGAGTTTCAGGCTAGAGATTTTCTTCTTGTCAATCAACATCAACAAGCGACAAG from Drosophila subobscura isolate 14011-0131.10 chromosome E, UCBerk_Dsub_1.0, whole genome shotgun sequence includes the following:
- the LOC117890772 gene encoding glucose-induced degradation protein 8 homolog; translated protein: MAGSNPNTLWAQRMSSFQIKQADLNRLVMNYLVTEGYQEAAQRFKAESALEPSTLGDSVDDRARIRNAVRSGQVKYAMDLANRLYPQLFETDNYMYFHMQQLRLIELIREQKVDQALDFAQSKESGLSEVNSDNIREMQRALALLAFDKPEESPFGDLMKPAFRQQVAGELNTAILKYEGGEIVQPKMMFLIKLILWAQDRLEMEGISDYRRMDLETPDFEEEIRRAFQDG
- the LOC117892702 gene encoding dynein light chain roadblock-type 1 yields the protein MTHIAAVSRGNAPWKPIKSFVKDRYWGKKHFSYISTLLQSPRSLRYVDEAFDQISKRKNIRDIVILNDLGHPVKSTMGQDDSVQFAGLFQAIRCRLERGMKQIDPTDELLMLRVRTRTNEVLLTPDSKITVIVVQNAQDHFQT